In a single window of the Natronosalvus caseinilyticus genome:
- a CDS encoding ABC transporter ATP-binding protein produces the protein MSTEDETPFDAYREHVDRPLWRLFREYGPGRLSWFGIGMVANFLARMASLVPPLVLGAAIDAIFVGEGAYSLPVVPDAWLPTESLEQFWFSITAIAGAFVAVALFTWIYGVSANLFAHSVMHAVRVDCFRKMQNLDMTFFDDKQTGEVMAVLNNDTQNLERFLDNALMNSARLLVMVGGIAGVLFYLNWQLALVTLVAVPVMFAFTLWFMRVIEPRYVRQRSSVGWLNTRLENSLSGMDLTKTTASEEYEVSRVRKASKRLFDDTMAVLKLSYVYRPGMELLAGLAFAATFLVGGLWLTNGAAPGPFTGTLSVGDFVTFLFLTQRIVAPLAEVSNIVDQYENAKASSERVFGLRDIPVYVSDPDDPEPLEDVAGRVEYDDVTFSYATGERRAIGGDDTSGDGLEASGDGSPGNDGGGDSDGNGSDGQDDAEIVVEDVSFTAEPGDTVALVGPTGAGKSTVLKLLLRLYDVDDGEIRVDGHDVRDVRLADLRESVGYVSQDTFLFDGTIADNVRYGHFDASDEAVREAAKAAQAHEFIEELPEGYETRVGERGVKLSGGQRQRIAIARTVLQDPEILILDEATSAVDTKTELLIQRSIDRLTEGRTTLAIAHRLSTIREADAILVLEGGRVVERGDHEELLAAGGRYATLWEAQAGTLDEALEAMADGGD, from the coding sequence GTGAGTACCGAGGACGAGACCCCGTTCGACGCCTACCGGGAGCACGTCGATCGACCGCTCTGGCGGCTCTTTCGCGAGTACGGACCCGGTCGACTGAGCTGGTTCGGCATCGGCATGGTCGCCAACTTCCTGGCCCGAATGGCGAGTCTGGTGCCGCCGCTGGTGCTGGGGGCGGCCATCGACGCCATCTTCGTCGGCGAGGGAGCCTACTCGCTGCCGGTTGTCCCCGACGCGTGGCTCCCGACGGAGAGCCTCGAGCAGTTCTGGTTCTCGATCACGGCCATCGCCGGCGCGTTCGTCGCCGTCGCCCTCTTCACCTGGATCTACGGGGTGTCGGCGAACCTCTTCGCCCACAGCGTCATGCACGCTGTCCGGGTCGACTGTTTCCGGAAGATGCAGAACCTCGACATGACCTTCTTCGACGACAAGCAGACCGGGGAGGTCATGGCCGTCCTCAACAACGACACCCAGAACTTAGAGCGATTCCTGGACAACGCCCTGATGAACTCCGCCCGGTTGCTCGTGATGGTCGGGGGCATCGCGGGCGTCCTCTTCTACCTGAACTGGCAGCTGGCGCTCGTCACGCTCGTCGCGGTGCCGGTGATGTTCGCCTTCACGCTGTGGTTCATGCGCGTCATCGAGCCCCGATACGTCCGCCAGCGGTCCTCTGTCGGCTGGCTCAACACCCGCCTCGAGAACAGCCTCTCGGGGATGGACCTGACGAAGACGACCGCCAGCGAGGAGTACGAGGTCTCGCGGGTTCGGAAGGCCTCGAAGCGGCTGTTCGACGACACGATGGCCGTCCTCAAGCTCTCGTACGTCTACCGACCGGGGATGGAACTGCTCGCCGGCCTCGCTTTCGCCGCGACCTTCCTCGTCGGCGGCCTCTGGCTTACGAACGGCGCGGCGCCGGGCCCGTTCACGGGAACGCTCTCGGTTGGTGACTTCGTCACCTTCCTCTTTCTGACCCAGCGGATCGTCGCCCCGCTCGCGGAGGTCTCGAACATCGTCGACCAGTACGAGAACGCGAAGGCCTCGAGCGAGCGCGTGTTCGGTCTGCGAGACATCCCCGTCTACGTCTCCGACCCCGACGACCCCGAGCCGCTCGAGGACGTCGCGGGCCGCGTCGAATACGACGACGTGACGTTCAGTTACGCGACCGGTGAGCGGCGGGCCATCGGTGGGGACGACACGTCGGGTGACGGTCTCGAGGCATCCGGCGACGGGAGTCCCGGAAACGATGGTGGCGGCGATAGCGACGGCAACGGTAGCGACGGCCAAGACGACGCAGAAATCGTCGTCGAGGACGTTTCGTTCACGGCGGAACCGGGCGACACCGTCGCCCTGGTCGGACCGACCGGCGCCGGCAAGTCGACCGTACTCAAACTCCTCCTGCGGCTCTACGACGTCGACGACGGCGAGATACGGGTCGACGGCCACGACGTCCGCGACGTTCGCCTCGCGGACCTCCGGGAGTCCGTCGGCTACGTCAGCCAGGACACGTTCCTCTTCGACGGCACCATCGCGGACAACGTCCGGTACGGCCACTTCGACGCCTCCGACGAGGCCGTCCGCGAGGCCGCGAAGGCCGCCCAGGCCCACGAGTTCATCGAGGAGCTCCCCGAGGGCTACGAGACGCGGGTGGGCGAGCGCGGCGTCAAACTCTCGGGCGGCCAGCGCCAGCGGATCGCCATTGCCCGGACGGTCCTGCAGGACCCCGAGATCCTGATTCTGGACGAGGCGACGAGCGCCGTCGACACGAAGACCGAACTCCTGATCCAGCGCTCGATCGACCGCCTGACGGAAGGACGAACGACTCTCGCCATCGCCCACCGCCTCTCGACGATTCGCGAGGCGGACGCGATCCTCGTCCTCGAGGGCGGTCGGGTCGTCGAACGCGGCGACCACGAGGAGCTGCTCGCGGCCGGCGGCCGATACGCGACGCTGTGGGAAGCGCAGGCCGGGACGCTCGATGAGGCGCTCGAGGCGATGGCCGACGGCGGGGACTGA
- a CDS encoding DUF4397 domain-containing protein, whose product MPVSRRRTLAALGLAGGVAATSGTVFAAGEHEDDERESDDDHEGNGADDRQTPLTAVRVAHFSPDAPNVDVYVDGDRVIADLAYESLTPYLELQPGTYTVTITAAGDADTVAFEGDLWLGRAFYTVAAIGELEGGTFRPHVLVDDGSVLLRAVHASPDAPAVDLYVNDGDTPVVEDLAFGDATNYVAIPAADYTLDVRPAGDSETTVASFDLALERGLAYTGFAVGYLEPDEGDPEFTLRATVDGPMAVADDA is encoded by the coding sequence ATGCCAGTCTCACGACGACGGACGCTTGCCGCACTCGGCCTCGCCGGTGGCGTCGCCGCGACAAGTGGAACCGTCTTCGCCGCAGGCGAACACGAAGACGACGAACGGGAATCGGACGACGACCACGAGGGGAACGGCGCCGACGACCGTCAGACGCCGCTGACGGCCGTCCGCGTCGCGCACTTTTCGCCCGACGCACCGAACGTCGACGTCTACGTCGACGGCGACCGGGTCATCGCGGACCTGGCCTACGAGAGCCTGACGCCGTACCTCGAGCTACAGCCCGGGACCTACACCGTCACGATCACGGCAGCGGGCGATGCCGACACCGTGGCCTTCGAGGGCGACCTCTGGCTCGGCCGGGCGTTCTACACGGTCGCCGCCATCGGCGAACTCGAGGGTGGTACTTTCCGCCCGCACGTGCTGGTCGACGACGGCTCCGTCCTGCTTCGAGCCGTCCACGCCTCACCCGACGCGCCGGCCGTCGACCTCTACGTCAACGACGGTGACACCCCCGTCGTCGAGGACCTCGCGTTCGGCGACGCGACGAACTACGTTGCGATTCCTGCCGCCGACTACACACTCGACGTGCGGCCGGCCGGTGATTCGGAGACGACCGTCGCCTCGTTCGATCTCGCACTCGAGCGCGGCCTCGCGTACACCGGGTTCGCCGTGGGATACCTCGAGCCCGACGAGGGTGACCCCGAGTTCACCCTCCGAGCGACCGTCGACGGGCCGATGGCCGTGGCGGACGACGCCTGA